Proteins encoded together in one Bombyx mori chromosome 24, ASM3026992v2 window:
- the LOC101744463 gene encoding protein phosphatase 1 regulatory subunit 3C, whose translation MCAAIDMIASEQLFYGRSPPAGFLTDYTPQLRRPTRLTTRDFAPCFATLKPVQLTLKSAPRSCIRMPTEKKQKKVVFADDRGFALAHVKIMTEPSHVPPYWALKVVESPPPERKPPPKQAPDLWETRFVQPASDYLEFRRRITEDCVSLENVIVKSNECAVDGTVKVKNLDFSKEVFVRSSSDGWATSEDAYCAFVEMGPLNQKKESTYDTFGFRLQLPIHSRRLDFCVGFRCKGNEYWDNNKGRNYTIEKSSARNPPAISCARIKYGNSWTSRSTESSENTPYW comes from the coding sequence ATGTGCGCCGCCATAGATATGATCGCTTCCGAACAGTTATTTTACGGGCGCAGTCCGCCGGCCGGCTTCTTAACTGATTACACGCCACAATTGCGAAGACCAACAAGATTGACGACGCGAGATTTCGCGCCATGCTTTGCAACGTTGAAACCTGTTCAATTGACTTTGAAAAGCGCCCCGCGCTCCTGCATCCGTATGCCGACggagaagaaacaaaaaaaagtggtATTCGCTGACGACCGTGGCTTCGCGTTAGCGCACGTCAAGATCATGACGGAGCCCTCACATGTGCCGCCGTACTGGGCCCTCAAGGTCGTCGAAAGTCCACCGCCAGAGCGGAAGCCACCTCCGAAACAAGCTCCCGATCTTTGGGAGACTCGGTTTGTTCAACCGGCTTCGGATTATTTGGAATTCAGGCGGCGCATCACGGAGGACTGTGTATCGTTAGAAAATGTTATTGTAAAGAGCAACGAATGCGCGGTCGATGGTACGGTGAAAGTGAAAAACCTGGATTTCAGCAAGGAAGTGTTCGTTCGGTCTTCTTCCGACGGATGGGCGACCAGCGAAGACGCTTACTGCGCGTTCGTCGAGATGGGGCCGCTGAATCAGAAGAAGGAATCGACATACGACACTTTCGGATTTCGTTTACAATTACCGATACATTCGAGAAGACTGGATTTCTGCGTTGGCTTCCGGTGCAAGGGCAACGAGTATTGGGACAACAACAAGGGCCGGAATTACACGATCGAAAAGTCATCGGCGAGGAACCCGCCGGCGATATCGTGCGCTAGAATTAAATACGGCAATTCGTGGACGTCGAGATCGACCGAATCAAGTGAAAATACACCGTATTGGTGA